From Prosthecobacter dejongeii, the proteins below share one genomic window:
- a CDS encoding lipocalin-like domain-containing protein, whose amino-acid sequence MIRFSLFRRFILRPMLAEPVRTALTALGVMLGVAVMLAIQLANSGSLRGFSAALDAVSGKAALEITSAPLGVDESLLPGLSWLREFGIATPVIESDVMAVTGEGREMLRVIGVDAMRDPALRDYAVSEGSAGTVSGMELMALLGKPDSLLLTRTFAQRHHLKKGDALQLLVGDRKRQCTISAILGAGEADVKKGPQSALAAQSLAIMDIANAQVILDKPGRIDRIELRLHEGVQVEQAEQEVKQRLGVGLSVSRPQRRSAAVEKMLAAFHFNLTMLSGIALVVGLFLIYNTVSVAVMTRRREIGMLRTLGVTRGQVLRLFLGEATLLGLMGALLGVPLAKVMAEAAIALTSTTVDTLYVATAAQVPALTWGHWAMAFGVALPLSLLAAALPAREAAQVTPLEAMRETHAALQQHPARAKRKWVLGSPGILFLIVGYVAARQPAVMGLPLWGYFACLCAIAGMSLMVPMVLRGTAHMLRGILGRIFGIEGRLAASQIRASTHRLSVSVAALAVSLALTVAIAVMVGSFRQTVLYWVDQTLGADLYVRPGTPPRSQSPPTFSEATLKTLRKHPAVAAFDGYRSMDLPYRDRIIKLGTGDFEVQMQHGRIALKTRGDAKAMLRQAKDKGEVFVSESFALRFGVKEGDLVTLPTPRGDHAFRIAAQFYDYSNDSGTLTMDKTLFQHWFGESLPTHVAMYLKPGANAETVKTELVQQLDGRGFVAIFTNAGLRQEVLRIFDSTFAITWALEIIAILVAMAGVAATMMTLVLERKEEIRLLRIAGAEAGQVRRTIVIESGLLGAVSQGLGLVAGMLLSLVLIRVINPQSFGWSIQFYTPWLFLLGSTLLTVIGTMIAGVWPARRSVSRTFVASVLLALFCPWGAQAQEWKPSMPGYIYAFPRDHGQHPQHKIEWWYFTGNVRSKEGQRFGYQLTFFRIGAVAEALVKSPWALRDVWMAHLALTDVAGKKYYHADRLNRAGPDLAGATEQRVWNEDWQCLTLPNRRFILKAGDRDFTIELELESGKPAVIHGANGISEKGVTPGNASHYYSLTRMPTRGNIRVGDRAFEITGETWMDHEFGTSFLEKGTVGWDWFSAQLSDGSELMLFQLRGDGKSDSSAGTLIRADGSVVSLTSKDFKLSPGQVWKSPGGAAYPIQWQIEIPGHGITLKSNAVLPNQEFRAESTPGLGYWEGAVDYTGQSGGREITGQGYLEMTGYSGKAMSVWFGQAP is encoded by the coding sequence ATGATCCGTTTTTCTTTATTTCGACGTTTTATCCTGCGCCCCATGCTGGCTGAGCCTGTGCGCACGGCATTGACAGCGCTCGGCGTGATGCTGGGGGTGGCGGTCATGCTCGCCATCCAGTTGGCCAACAGTGGCTCGCTACGCGGCTTCTCTGCGGCTCTGGATGCGGTTTCTGGCAAGGCGGCACTGGAGATCACCTCAGCCCCCTTGGGGGTGGATGAAAGCTTGCTGCCGGGCTTGTCTTGGTTGCGTGAGTTTGGCATTGCGACGCCCGTCATCGAGTCCGATGTCATGGCCGTCACGGGAGAAGGTCGAGAGATGCTGCGTGTCATCGGTGTGGATGCCATGCGCGATCCTGCGCTGCGTGACTATGCCGTCTCTGAAGGAAGTGCGGGCACAGTCTCTGGCATGGAACTCATGGCGTTGCTGGGGAAGCCAGACTCACTTCTACTTACTCGCACTTTTGCTCAACGTCATCACTTGAAAAAGGGAGATGCACTCCAGCTTCTGGTGGGAGACCGGAAGAGGCAGTGCACCATTTCGGCGATTTTGGGGGCAGGGGAGGCTGATGTGAAAAAGGGGCCTCAGTCTGCCCTGGCTGCGCAGTCCCTAGCCATCATGGACATCGCGAATGCGCAGGTAATCCTGGACAAACCTGGGCGCATTGATCGCATCGAACTGCGCCTCCATGAGGGGGTCCAGGTGGAACAGGCCGAACAAGAAGTGAAACAACGACTGGGGGTAGGCCTCTCTGTTTCGCGCCCTCAACGGCGCAGTGCTGCCGTGGAGAAAATGCTGGCCGCCTTTCATTTTAATCTCACCATGCTCTCTGGCATCGCCCTCGTGGTGGGACTGTTTCTGATCTACAACACCGTTTCCGTGGCGGTGATGACCCGACGGCGAGAGATCGGTATGCTGCGCACATTGGGGGTGACTCGAGGGCAAGTGCTACGATTATTTCTTGGCGAGGCGACTCTTCTGGGGCTGATGGGCGCTTTGCTGGGCGTGCCTTTGGCCAAGGTGATGGCCGAGGCGGCTATCGCGCTCACTTCCACGACGGTGGACACCCTCTATGTCGCGACGGCGGCTCAGGTGCCCGCTTTGACATGGGGGCACTGGGCCATGGCCTTTGGGGTGGCCCTGCCACTGTCTTTGTTAGCGGCAGCGCTGCCAGCACGTGAGGCAGCCCAAGTCACTCCTCTGGAAGCCATGCGGGAGACTCACGCTGCACTCCAGCAACACCCTGCCAGAGCTAAAAGGAAGTGGGTGCTAGGGTCACCGGGTATTCTTTTTCTCATCGTCGGTTATGTCGCCGCCAGGCAGCCTGCCGTTATGGGCTTGCCTTTGTGGGGTTACTTCGCTTGCCTGTGCGCCATCGCAGGTATGTCGTTGATGGTGCCGATGGTGTTGAGGGGAACGGCTCACATGTTGCGTGGGATTTTGGGGCGAATTTTTGGTATTGAAGGGCGGCTGGCGGCTTCGCAAATCCGAGCCTCGACCCATCGGCTTTCGGTTTCTGTTGCGGCTCTCGCCGTGAGCTTGGCCCTGACGGTGGCCATTGCTGTCATGGTGGGCAGCTTCCGGCAAACGGTATTGTATTGGGTGGATCAAACCCTGGGAGCGGATCTCTACGTACGGCCCGGGACTCCACCCCGTAGCCAAAGTCCGCCGACCTTTTCTGAAGCCACGCTCAAGACGCTGCGGAAGCACCCTGCCGTCGCGGCTTTTGATGGGTATCGCTCCATGGACTTGCCTTATAGAGACCGCATCATCAAGCTAGGCACGGGTGATTTTGAGGTGCAGATGCAGCATGGGCGGATCGCCCTGAAGACGCGAGGCGATGCCAAGGCTATGCTGCGTCAGGCCAAGGACAAAGGGGAGGTCTTCGTCTCGGAGAGTTTTGCTCTGCGTTTTGGCGTGAAGGAAGGAGATCTGGTGACTCTGCCCACGCCCAGGGGAGATCACGCCTTTCGCATTGCCGCGCAATTTTACGATTACTCCAATGACAGCGGCACTTTGACCATGGATAAAACCTTGTTTCAACATTGGTTCGGCGAAAGTTTGCCCACCCATGTGGCCATGTATCTAAAGCCTGGGGCTAATGCGGAGACGGTGAAGACGGAGTTGGTGCAGCAGCTCGATGGTCGCGGGTTTGTCGCTATCTTTACCAATGCGGGACTGCGGCAGGAAGTGCTGCGTATCTTTGATAGTACCTTTGCCATTACCTGGGCGCTGGAGATCATCGCCATCCTCGTCGCCATGGCTGGAGTCGCGGCGACGATGATGACGCTGGTTCTCGAACGGAAAGAGGAGATTCGTTTGTTGCGCATTGCCGGGGCAGAAGCTGGTCAGGTGCGGCGCACGATTGTGATTGAGTCGGGATTGTTGGGTGCGGTCAGTCAGGGGCTCGGGCTGGTGGCGGGGATGCTGCTTTCGCTCGTACTCATCCGTGTCATTAATCCGCAGAGTTTTGGCTGGAGCATACAGTTTTATACCCCTTGGCTCTTTCTCCTGGGCTCGACTTTATTGACGGTGATCGGCACCATGATCGCAGGCGTGTGGCCTGCACGGCGCAGTGTCTCCCGCACATTTGTGGCCAGTGTGCTACTAGCGCTATTTTGCCCTTGGGGGGCTCAGGCGCAGGAGTGGAAACCTTCTATGCCTGGTTATATCTATGCCTTCCCACGTGACCATGGGCAGCATCCTCAGCACAAGATCGAGTGGTGGTATTTCACCGGGAATGTTAGGTCTAAAGAAGGGCAGCGTTTCGGTTATCAGCTCACTTTTTTCCGGATCGGAGCAGTGGCCGAAGCCCTGGTGAAATCTCCCTGGGCACTGCGCGATGTGTGGATGGCGCACTTAGCTCTGACCGATGTGGCCGGGAAGAAGTATTATCACGCGGATCGTCTGAATCGTGCGGGGCCTGACCTTGCCGGGGCGACAGAGCAGCGTGTCTGGAATGAGGATTGGCAATGTCTGACTCTGCCTAACAGGAGATTTATTTTAAAAGCGGGAGATCGAGATTTTACGATTGAACTAGAACTAGAGTCCGGGAAGCCGGCGGTGATCCATGGGGCGAACGGCATCAGCGAAAAAGGGGTAACACCTGGCAATGCTAGTCACTATTACTCCCTCACGCGCATGCCCACGCGCGGCAACATACGGGTGGGAGACCGCGCCTTTGAGATCACGGGCGAGACCTGGATGGATCATGAGTTTGGCACCAGCTTTCTGGAAAAGGGCACCGTCGGCTGGGACTGGTTCAGCGCGCAGCTCAGTGATGGCAGCGAGCTGATGCTTTTCCAACTGCGAGGCGATGGCAAGAGTGATTCCAGTGCGGGAACCCTGATTCGTGCCGATGGCAGCGTGGTGAGCCTAACTTCCAAGGACTTCAAGCTGTCTCCAGGCCAGGTCTGGAAGTCGCCCGGAGGGGCTGCCTATCCTATCCAGTGGCAGATCGAGATTCCTGGACACGGCATTACTTTAAAAAGCAATGCGGTTTTGCCTAACCAGGAGTTTAGGGCAGAGTCCACTCCGGGGCTCGGTTATTGGGAAGGGGCCGTGGATTACACCGGGCAATCTGGGGGGCGTGAGATCACCGGTCAGGGCTACCTAGAGATGACGGGCTACTCAGGCAAGGCCATGAGCGTGTGGTTCGGCCAGGCCCCCTGA
- the tmk gene encoding dTMP kinase, whose product MTLDDTSSTAPGFFLSFEGSEGCGKSTQIRLLKDRLEAEGQPVVVLREPGGTAVGEEIRHLLQHGKAGEGMSPEAELLLFAASRAQIVREKIRPLLAAGTLVILDRFLDSTTVYQGMARGLQLESVQAINAFATGGTLPHLTLVLDMDAVTARRRIDDSGRELDRMESQPLAFFEKVREGYRQLAQAQPQRITMLNADQPPEALHGDIWSLLQTRRHAL is encoded by the coding sequence ATGACCCTGGACGACACCTCCTCTACAGCCCCCGGTTTTTTCCTCTCCTTTGAGGGGTCTGAGGGCTGTGGCAAGTCAACCCAGATCCGCCTGTTAAAGGATCGTCTCGAAGCCGAGGGCCAGCCCGTGGTAGTTCTGCGTGAGCCAGGCGGCACAGCCGTGGGGGAAGAAATCCGCCACCTGTTGCAGCATGGCAAAGCGGGCGAAGGCATGAGCCCAGAAGCTGAACTGCTGCTGTTTGCCGCCAGCCGCGCCCAGATCGTGCGGGAGAAAATCCGGCCTCTCCTTGCAGCGGGCACCCTGGTTATTTTGGATCGTTTTCTCGATTCCACCACAGTCTATCAGGGCATGGCGCGCGGGCTACAACTGGAGAGTGTGCAGGCGATCAATGCCTTTGCCACAGGGGGCACTTTACCTCATCTAACGTTGGTCTTGGATATGGATGCGGTCACTGCCCGCCGCCGGATTGATGACTCAGGCAGGGAGCTGGACCGAATGGAAAGCCAGCCTCTCGCCTTCTTTGAAAAAGTGCGCGAAGGTTATCGCCAGCTCGCTCAAGCGCAGCCTCAACGCATCACGATGCTGAACGCCGACCAGCCTCCGGAAGCCCTTCACGGCGATATCTGGTCACTCCTGCAAACACGCCGCCATGCCCTTTAA
- the hisI gene encoding phosphoribosyl-AMP cyclohydrolase — MTTTPPYQFGPRESKKVIEEDLVFAPKFDEHGLIAAMAVDAHTDEALMLAYMNEESLRMTLEKGQAVYWSRSRNQLWHKGETSGEFQEIVEIRTDCDQDALILRVIQHGGGCCHTKRNNCFYRKVVAPKQGGLVKLAMVE, encoded by the coding sequence ATGACAACCACCCCCCCGTACCAATTTGGTCCCCGAGAAAGCAAGAAGGTCATCGAAGAAGACCTCGTTTTTGCACCCAAGTTCGATGAGCATGGCCTCATCGCAGCCATGGCCGTGGATGCTCATACCGACGAGGCGCTGATGCTGGCCTACATGAACGAGGAATCTCTGCGCATGACCCTTGAGAAAGGCCAGGCTGTTTACTGGAGCCGCAGCCGTAACCAGCTTTGGCACAAGGGGGAAACGAGCGGTGAATTTCAGGAAATTGTCGAAATCCGAACGGATTGCGACCAGGATGCACTCATCCTGCGGGTGATCCAGCACGGCGGTGGCTGCTGCCACACCAAGCGCAACAACTGCTTTTACCGTAAAGTCGTGGCCCCAAAACAAGGCGGGCTGGTGAAGCTGGCGATGGTGGAGTAG
- a CDS encoding energy transducer TonB, with product MKPLSLAEHEKLSGQLANYEKQGRNIVRPRLISLRLPYLPQGFQRGTAKAHVIINEKGDVDQILVTGEKAEIFLPGIEAARKDWQFKPGTVDGKPHPFPSIIPLRFE from the coding sequence ATGAAGCCCCTCTCCCTAGCTGAGCACGAGAAACTATCGGGTCAATTAGCCAACTACGAAAAACAGGGTCGCAATATTGTTCGACCACGCCTCATTTCTTTGAGGTTGCCTTATCTGCCCCAAGGATTTCAGAGAGGTACTGCGAAAGCTCATGTGATTATCAATGAAAAGGGGGATGTAGACCAGATCCTGGTCACTGGGGAGAAGGCCGAAATTTTCCTCCCAGGCATCGAAGCCGCACGCAAGGACTGGCAGTTCAAGCCGGGCACTGTGGATGGTAAACCCCACCCTTTTCCCTCCATCATCCCCCTGCGCTTTGAATAA
- the sucD gene encoding succinate--CoA ligase subunit alpha: MAILVDTNTRILVQGITGDFGSRHAKASLDYGTQLVAGVTPGKGGLTFDHGSHKVPVYDTVAEAAKQSGATVSVIFVPPPFAADAILEGVDAGLDLVVAITEGIPVNDMIRVKAAMKGSKTRLIGPNCPGLVTPGLGEKSHGGCRIGIAPGYIHKRGNVGVVSRSGTLTYEAVWQLTTRGYGQSTCVGIGGDPVNGTNHLDILKMFNEDPETEAIIMIGEIGGNAEVEAGLWAKENVKKPIAAFIAGATAPPGRRMGHAGAIIGGADDTAEAKKRILAECGISVADSPADMAAALLKVWGK; this comes from the coding sequence ATGGCCATCCTCGTTGACACAAACACCCGCATTCTCGTCCAAGGCATCACGGGGGACTTCGGTTCCCGCCACGCTAAGGCATCGCTTGATTATGGCACGCAGCTCGTGGCCGGTGTGACCCCTGGCAAAGGTGGCCTGACCTTCGATCACGGCAGCCACAAGGTGCCTGTGTATGACACCGTGGCCGAGGCCGCCAAGCAGAGCGGTGCCACCGTCAGTGTAATCTTTGTGCCACCGCCCTTCGCGGCTGATGCCATCCTGGAAGGTGTGGATGCCGGTCTGGACCTCGTCGTTGCGATCACCGAAGGTATCCCGGTCAATGACATGATCCGCGTGAAAGCCGCCATGAAAGGCAGCAAGACCCGCCTCATCGGCCCGAACTGCCCGGGTCTAGTCACCCCAGGTCTGGGTGAAAAATCCCACGGTGGCTGCCGTATCGGCATCGCCCCCGGCTACATTCACAAGCGTGGCAATGTGGGCGTCGTCAGCCGCTCCGGCACTCTCACCTATGAGGCCGTCTGGCAGCTCACCACCCGTGGTTACGGCCAGAGCACCTGTGTCGGCATCGGCGGAGATCCGGTAAATGGCACCAACCATTTGGACATCCTGAAGATGTTCAATGAAGATCCTGAGACCGAGGCCATCATCATGATTGGCGAGATCGGTGGCAATGCTGAAGTCGAAGCCGGCCTCTGGGCAAAAGAAAACGTGAAGAAGCCTATCGCGGCCTTCATCGCTGGTGCCACCGCTCCTCCAGGACGTCGTATGGGCCACGCTGGTGCCATCATCGGTGGGGCAGATGATACGGCAGAGGCCAAAAAGCGTATCTTGGCTGAGTGTGGAATTTCCGTGGCTGATTCCCCGGCCGATATGGCTGCGGCTCTGCTCAAAGTGTGGGGCAAATAA
- a CDS encoding PAS domain S-box protein — translation MTPVLIVDDKKTNLHEVAALLREKGHTVKWVNNTSASGLEQDEAWLKLQQENLELKQTLQQHCETEVALRANEASLAAAQRIGHFGSWEQDLKDLEDRAANPMRWSDEMFRLAGYEPGSIEVTNELFFRLVHPDDHEAIREAVAEALREKKPYSVVHRLIRPDGEERIVQEIAHLLFDESTGAPLKMIGTTHDITDKHRSQVAFEKSEQELRLLAKELDKERLRLVTAQAVAKVGSWETNLQTFEVQWSAEAHRIHETDEATFHPTHEAFLQIVHPDDREAVNAAFLNSLHLETPCELKHRLRMPDGRIKYIQERWQVFQDENEQPQRALGTCRDITEQVETETKMQLTTDLLRAVAEGTPDAVFVKDLEGRYLLFNEGACKLVGRSVEEVLGQDDLFLFGPEGARVVRDSDRQVMSTNQVLITEEILTAAGVTRTYSATKAPYRDNQGNVIGLIGISRDVTDSKAAEIKLREQATLLDKAQDAILMRSLEHHILYWNHSAERLYGWTKEEALGKSIQEMLYKDPSAFQEATAATIKKGEWHGELQQTNKDGQDIIVEARWTLVRSESGEPKAILAINTDITERKKLEQQFLRAQRMESIGTLAGGIAHDLNNVLAPIMMAIELLKLHESDSNRLNILSTIEGSAKRGADMVSQVLSFARGVESQQLDVRIGHLIQEVEKIANETFFKSIQVKTHVPDDLWIVQGDPTQLHQVLVNLCVNARDAMPDGGTLTLSAHNEVLEKTSAGMNLQAEPGPYIVLKVMDTGTGMTTKTIERIFEPFYTTKELGKGTGLGLSTTLAIIKSHGGFIRVHSELGIGSQFHVYLPAQTDPPPELSEAQPVDLPRGQGELILVVDDEDAVRQITRQTLEAFGYRVLLANDGAEATAYYAMQKDAISAILTDMMMPVMDGPTTIPVLLRINPHAQIIAASGLNVSDMVANAMNAGVKHFIPKPYTAETLLTKLRQVLTESPS, via the coding sequence ATGACTCCTGTCTTGATCGTTGATGATAAGAAAACCAACCTCCACGAGGTGGCGGCTCTGCTGAGGGAAAAGGGTCATACAGTGAAATGGGTGAACAACACCTCAGCATCTGGCCTCGAGCAGGATGAGGCATGGCTCAAACTTCAGCAGGAGAACTTAGAGCTCAAACAGACCCTTCAGCAACACTGCGAAACAGAAGTAGCTCTGCGTGCGAATGAGGCCAGCCTAGCCGCAGCGCAGAGAATCGGTCACTTTGGGAGTTGGGAGCAGGATTTGAAAGACCTCGAAGATCGCGCGGCCAATCCGATGCGTTGGTCCGATGAAATGTTCCGCCTCGCCGGGTATGAACCTGGAAGCATTGAGGTGACCAATGAGCTCTTTTTCCGCCTCGTGCATCCTGATGACCATGAGGCTATTCGTGAGGCTGTCGCTGAAGCCCTTCGAGAGAAAAAACCCTACTCTGTCGTTCATCGGCTCATCCGCCCAGATGGTGAAGAACGCATCGTGCAGGAGATTGCTCACCTTTTATTCGATGAGTCCACGGGCGCACCTCTGAAAATGATTGGCACCACCCACGACATCACGGACAAGCACAGATCTCAGGTAGCGTTTGAAAAGAGCGAACAAGAACTGCGACTGCTCGCCAAAGAGCTCGATAAGGAGCGGCTGAGGCTGGTGACCGCCCAAGCAGTAGCCAAGGTCGGAAGTTGGGAAACCAATCTCCAGACTTTCGAGGTGCAATGGTCCGCAGAAGCTCACCGCATTCATGAGACTGATGAAGCGACTTTCCACCCGACCCATGAGGCCTTTCTTCAGATCGTCCATCCAGATGACCGCGAGGCCGTGAATGCAGCCTTCTTAAATTCGTTGCACCTTGAAACGCCATGTGAGTTGAAGCACCGGCTACGGATGCCAGATGGGAGGATTAAATACATCCAGGAGCGCTGGCAAGTATTCCAGGATGAAAATGAGCAGCCCCAGCGCGCCCTCGGCACCTGCCGGGACATCACGGAACAGGTGGAAACAGAAACCAAGATGCAACTGACCACCGACCTTCTAAGGGCAGTGGCAGAAGGAACGCCCGATGCTGTTTTCGTAAAAGATCTCGAAGGTCGTTATCTCCTTTTCAATGAAGGAGCCTGCAAGCTCGTAGGAAGATCTGTCGAAGAAGTGCTAGGCCAAGATGACCTCTTCCTCTTTGGGCCGGAGGGAGCCCGTGTGGTCAGGGACAGTGACCGTCAAGTCATGTCCACGAATCAAGTGCTCATCACCGAAGAAATCCTGACGGCCGCAGGGGTGACACGTACCTACAGTGCCACCAAGGCCCCCTACCGGGATAATCAAGGCAACGTTATCGGCCTCATCGGTATTTCCCGCGATGTCACCGACAGCAAAGCGGCGGAGATCAAGTTGCGAGAACAGGCCACGCTGCTGGACAAGGCCCAAGATGCCATCCTGATGCGCAGTTTGGAACACCATATCCTCTACTGGAACCACAGTGCCGAACGACTCTATGGCTGGACGAAGGAGGAAGCCCTGGGCAAGTCCATCCAAGAAATGCTGTATAAAGACCCTTCAGCCTTTCAGGAAGCCACTGCTGCCACGATCAAAAAAGGCGAGTGGCATGGCGAACTTCAGCAGACAAATAAAGATGGGCAGGACATCATCGTCGAAGCACGCTGGACGCTCGTGCGTAGTGAGAGTGGCGAACCGAAGGCGATCCTGGCCATCAATACGGACATCACTGAACGCAAAAAACTGGAGCAACAATTCCTACGTGCCCAACGAATGGAAAGTATCGGCACACTGGCGGGCGGCATCGCGCATGATCTCAATAATGTGCTAGCTCCCATCATGATGGCCATCGAGCTGTTGAAGCTTCATGAGTCTGACAGCAATCGCCTCAACATTCTTTCGACCATCGAAGGCAGTGCCAAAAGAGGAGCTGACATGGTCAGCCAAGTTCTTTCCTTTGCTCGTGGAGTTGAAAGCCAACAACTTGACGTGCGCATCGGACACCTAATTCAGGAAGTCGAAAAAATCGCGAACGAAACCTTCTTCAAAAGCATCCAGGTCAAGACTCATGTGCCAGATGATTTATGGATCGTCCAAGGAGACCCGACTCAACTGCACCAAGTCTTGGTGAATCTCTGTGTCAATGCACGCGATGCGATGCCGGATGGCGGAACGCTAACCCTTTCGGCCCATAACGAAGTTTTAGAAAAGACTTCTGCGGGAATGAACCTGCAGGCTGAGCCCGGCCCCTACATCGTGTTGAAGGTGATGGATACAGGAACAGGGATGACCACCAAAACCATCGAGCGCATCTTCGAGCCCTTTTACACGACCAAGGAACTCGGTAAAGGCACCGGTCTGGGCCTTTCTACCACACTGGCTATCATCAAAAGCCACGGCGGTTTCATACGTGTGCACAGTGAGCTGGGCATCGGTAGCCAGTTCCATGTTTATCTCCCAGCTCAGACGGATCCCCCCCCTGAACTGAGCGAGGCCCAACCTGTAGATCTCCCCCGTGGCCAGGGAGAGCTGATCCTGGTGGTGGATGATGAAGATGCCGTGCGCCAGATCACCCGGCAGACACTGGAAGCTTTCGGCTACCGTGTCTTGCTAGCCAATGACGGGGCCGAAGCCACAGCCTATTATGCGATGCAGAAAGACGCCATCTCCGCCATCCTGACGGACATGATGATGCCCGTCATGGATGGCCCGACGACCATCCCCGTTTTGCTACGCATCAATCCTCACGCACAGATCATTGCCGCGAGTGGACTTAATGTGAGCGACATGGTGGCCAATGCCATGAATGCAGGTGTCAAACATTTCATCCCAAAACCCTACACTGCCGAGACTTTACTGACAAAGCTGCGGCAAGTTCTCACAGAATCTCCCAGTTGA